Proteins from a genomic interval of Papaver somniferum cultivar HN1 chromosome 4, ASM357369v1, whole genome shotgun sequence:
- the LOC113272623 gene encoding tropomyosin-like — protein MESFMDTYADFLPRLLLLSICKKIDVGCTLFKFYRDKCTHLSTLLKRTRQDHALSSAQQPSSSDADSTAKISLLERDLRKTQRSLEACLLAIERATNAAKVSEDGRKAADSALAAESSKAIEIGRLENVCQVLSSETASLRIDVEDLRTERDTLVEDLDSAEEQLVGANANINRLEGQVSSLETAHQFDAAAKFKAASLQEANDHLSAQMMELRQKSASNLEVQSSQIKVQFERSSIDHINTAFAKLNSKLTGSSFLVFLILDPDVSAFV, from the exons ATGGAGTCCTTTATGGACACCTACGCTGATTTCCTTCCTCGTCTTTTGTTGTTgtca ATTTGCAAAAAAATCGACGTTGGATGCACCTTGTTCAAGTTTTATAGGgataagtgtactcacttgagtaCTCTGTTGAAGCGTACCCGCCAAGATCATGCCCTTTCTAGCGCACAACAACCTTCTTCCAGTGATGCTGATTCTACTGCCAAGATATCTTTGTTAGAGAGAGATCTGAGGAAAACTCAGAGGTCCCTAGAGGCCTGCTTGTTGGCCATTGAGAGAGCAACTAACGCTGCAAAAGTTTCTGAGGATGGTCGTAAGGCCGCTGATTCCGCTCTAGCTGCTGAATCCTCCAAAGCCATAG AGATTGGAAGATTAGAGAATGTTTGCCAGGTTTTATCCTCTGAGACTGCTTCACTCCGAATCGATGTTGAGGATCTTCGGACCGAACGTGATACCCTCGTGGAGGATCTTGATtccgctgag GAGCAGCTTGTAGGTGCAAATGCTAATATTAACCGTCTTGAAGGCCAAGTATCTTCGTTGGAGACAGCTCATCAATTTGATGCTGCTGCAAAGTTTAAGGCTGCGTCACTTCAGGAAGCTAATGACCATCTCAGTGCTCAGATGATGGAGCTTCGTCAGAAATCAGCTTCGAATCTGGAGGTTCAGTCCTCCCAGATAAAGGTGCAATTCGAGCGCTCGTCCATTGACCACATCAACACTGCCTTTGCGAAGCTGAACTCCAAGCTGACGGGGtcgtctttcctcgtcttccttatccttgatcCTGATGTCTCGGCCTTTGTTTAG